A region of the Desulfosoma caldarium genome:
CATTGCTGATTTCGTCAACAAATCTTTGAACATGCTCTCGGTCGCCTTTGCCGCGCTCCTTGTAGGAGGATTTGCCTTGATACACCGGTTGTCCAAGCGCTATGGGCAAGGCTCGGCGCGGCCACACTCCGAGCGCATCAGAGAACCCTAAGACCGCAGGAAACTTGTAAGGATAATGGGAGTCAATGCGTTATTTTTGGGTCTCATCGTGGCGGCCATTGGAACGGCTTGGGCTGGGCCCTTGCCTGCCGCACAACCCGCAGACGGCGATTGGCTCATTGTGCACCTCGGCGCCGAACCTGGCACACTGAATCCCATCACGGCCACCGACGCCTATGCGGCCCGGGTGAACGACCTCATCTATGAATCCCTTCTTCGTCGGGATCCTCGCACTCTGGAATTGGTTCCCGTTCTGGCAGAATCGTGGACCATTTCCGAAGACCGCCTGACCTACACGTTTCATCTGCGCAAGGATGTGCGCTGGCAGGACGGCACACCGTTTACAGCCCGAGATGTTTTGTATTCCTTTGAAAGAATTAACGACCCGGCCGTGGACGCTGCGCATCTGCGCAACTACTATCGGGACATCGAAAAACTGGAAATCCTGGACGATCACACGATTCGCTACCGTTACCGCATGCCATATTTTCGTGCTCTAGAGTTCTGCGGCGGTCTTCCCATTGTGCCGTCGCACCTCTTTAAGGAAGGCGACGACTTCAACCAACATCCCATCGGCCGCCATCCTTTGGGAACCGGTCCCTATCGGTTTGTGCGCTGGGAGACGGGCAAGGAAATCGTTTTGGAGCGCCACGAAGGTTACTGGGGCACCAAACCCCACCTCGCTCGCGTGGTCTTCAAGATCATCACGGACAACACCGTGGCCCTGCAAGTGCTCAAAAAGGGCGGACTGGATTTCATGAGCCTTCGACCCATTCAATGGATGAAGCAGACCGGAAGCCCTCGATTTCAGGAACGGTTTCAAAAGTTTAAGTACTATCTTCCGAGCTACACATACATCGGCTGGAATCAGAGGAAACCTTATTTCGAGGATCGGCGCGTGCGCCAGGCCATGACCCTGCTCTTGGACCGCGAAATGATTCTGCAGCGCCTGCTCTTTGGGCTGGGCACCGTGGTGAGCGGCCCTTTTTACGTCCACAGCCCCGAATACAATAAAGCCATCGCGCCGTATCCCTACGACCCTGAGCGGGCTCGAAGGCTGCTCAAGGAAGCCGGCTGGGAAGATCACGACGGGGACGGCCTATTGGACCGCAACGGCACGCCCTTTCGGTTTGAATTCCTCATCTCCGCCGGATCCCTTTTTGCCGAACAATTGGCCACCATTGTGCAGCAGAATCTAAAAAACGTCGGCATTGCCGTGACCATTCGAAAGCTGGAATGGCCTGTTTTCATTCAAAAAATTCAATCTCATGAATTTGATGCCTGCACGTTGGGCTGGAGTCTGGGCTGGGAGACGGACCCGTACCAGCTGTGGCATTCCTCCCAGGCGGACAAGGGATCCAACTTCGTCGGGTTTCGAAACGAGGAAGCGGATCGCCTCATTGAAGAAGCACGCCGGGAATTCGATCCCTTGAAACGGCAAGCCATGTACCACCGTTTCCACGAAATCCTGCATGAAGAACAGCCTTACACGTTTCTGTTCACCACGGAAGCTCTGGTGG
Encoded here:
- a CDS encoding peptide-binding protein, giving the protein MGVNALFLGLIVAAIGTAWAGPLPAAQPADGDWLIVHLGAEPGTLNPITATDAYAARVNDLIYESLLRRDPRTLELVPVLAESWTISEDRLTYTFHLRKDVRWQDGTPFTARDVLYSFERINDPAVDAAHLRNYYRDIEKLEILDDHTIRYRYRMPYFRALEFCGGLPIVPSHLFKEGDDFNQHPIGRHPLGTGPYRFVRWETGKEIVLERHEGYWGTKPHLARVVFKIITDNTVALQVLKKGGLDFMSLRPIQWMKQTGSPRFQERFQKFKYYLPSYTYIGWNQRKPYFEDRRVRQAMTLLLDREMILQRLLFGLGTVVSGPFYVHSPEYNKAIAPYPYDPERARRLLKEAGWEDHDGDGLLDRNGTPFRFEFLISAGSLFAEQLATIVQQNLKNVGIAVTIRKLEWPVFIQKIQSHEFDACTLGWSLGWETDPYQLWHSSQADKGSNFVGFRNEEADRLIEEARREFDPLKRQAMYHRFHEILHEEQPYTFLFTTEALVAVDRRFENVNVYPMGLEFREWWVPKEKQRYQ